In Caproiciproducens sp. NJN-50, the following are encoded in one genomic region:
- a CDS encoding glycyl-radical enzyme activating protein: MMELFDKDRQGMVLRIERSSVYDGEGFRTVVFLKGCPLRCQWCSTPESQSFEIERTADNVYGTVMTVEDVVRELRKDSLFFFISTGGITVSGGEPLAQPEFTLALLKNSRMECMNTAIETSFFAPWERVCMILPHVNTVFVDLKLFSNDLHKRYCGTDNDLILQNLLKTNEAEGSFRLVVRRPIIPGINDSREELDKMGEFCARLRRLDHVQLLPYHRLGAETYKKLGRPYPLEALQIPAPEHMLWCREEVRHFVDQVL, from the coding sequence ATGATGGAACTATTCGATAAAGACAGACAGGGGATGGTATTGAGGATTGAACGGTCCTCAGTCTACGACGGAGAAGGCTTTCGCACGGTCGTATTTTTGAAAGGCTGCCCATTGCGCTGCCAATGGTGCTCCACTCCGGAAAGCCAGTCTTTTGAAATCGAACGGACGGCTGACAACGTATACGGAACCGTGATGACAGTGGAAGATGTGGTGAGGGAACTCCGAAAAGATTCTCTGTTCTTTTTTATCTCCACCGGCGGCATTACCGTGTCGGGGGGAGAACCCCTGGCCCAGCCGGAGTTCACTTTGGCCCTGCTGAAAAATTCCCGGATGGAGTGCATGAATACCGCCATCGAAACATCGTTTTTTGCGCCCTGGGAACGCGTTTGTATGATACTGCCCCATGTCAATACGGTGTTTGTGGACCTGAAGCTGTTCAGCAATGATCTGCATAAGCGCTACTGCGGCACAGACAACGATTTGATTTTGCAGAACCTCCTGAAGACCAACGAGGCGGAGGGCAGCTTCCGTCTCGTAGTCCGGAGGCCCATCATTCCAGGTATCAATGATTCCCGGGAGGAACTGGACAAAATGGGAGAATTTTGCGCCAGGCTGCGCCGTTTGGATCATGTCCAACTGCTGCCGTACCACCGGCTGGGGGCGGAAACCTATAAAAAATTAGGACGGCCCTACCCGCTGGAGGCGCTCCAGATTCCCGCACCGGAGCACATGCTTTGGTGCCGGGAGGAGGTAAGACATTTTGTGGACCAGGTTCTATGA